The following DNA comes from Spirulina major PCC 6313.
CCTGCATCAAGGGGGTCAGCCCGATCAACAACAGTCCCAAGGGCGGAAACAAACTCGCCAGGAAAAAGCCCAACATCGCCACTTCTAGGATGGGAATCAAATACACCAAAGCCGCAAAAATCCGGTCTTGTCGTGTTGTTGCGCCACGCCAATTCATCCCGTTCGTCTCCCAATCAAAACCTTCCTAACCATAACGCACTGGGTTATCCTAGGCATCTACCGGATCAATGTTGGTGAGCCGAAACCCCATTTGGCATTCGTAATATCCGGCGGGGGTGCGATCGCTGCATTCCGCTCCATTCTTGGCGCAACTCACCAACGCACAGCCCAGCTTGCCATGGTGCCAACGGGGTCGTCCCTGTTGATCCGCTAACAAACAACCTTGGCACACCTGTTGGGGTGAAAGAATTTGGGTCTCTGTCATAATCACAAGCATAGTCCCCTCCGCAATGATGAAGTGCTGACAACAGCCATGCCTTGGGCATCGCTAACTCTTCTCATCCTTAATTTTAAGCGAATCTCTGAGGTGATCCGCTGTCATTGCTACCAAGCTTCACGGATGGGATCTGAGGTGAGATGGGCTATCCCCCAATCCGAAACAGCGTTATCATGAAAAATCTCTCCACTATACCTAAATTTTTTATCTCTTATGGCTAATACTGACCTGGAATTTTTGGTAGAAACTGACCCTGCGATCGCTGCCATCATTAACCAAGAACTCCAACGCCAACGGGATCACCTCGAACTGATCGCCAGCGAAAACTTCACCTCCGCCGCCGTCATGGCCGCCCAAGGCTCCGCCCTCACCAACAAATACGCCGAAGGTCTGCCGAAAAAACGCTACTACGGCGGCTGCGAATTCGTTGACCAAGCCGAACAACTGGCCATCGATCGCGCCAAAGAACTCTTCGGGGCCGCCATGGCCAACGTTCAACCCCACTCCGGCGCTCAGGCCAATTTCGCCGTTTTCTTAACCCTCCTCGAACCCGGCGACAAAATCATGGGCATGGACTTGTCCCACGGCGGCCACCTCACCCACGGCTCCCCGGTGAATGTGTCGGGGAAATGGTTTGAAGTGGTGCAATACGGCGTGAGCCAAGCCACGGAAACCCTCGATTATGACGAAATTTTAGCGATCGCCCAACGGGAAAAACCCAAACTAATCATCTGCGGTTACTCCGCCTACCCCCGCACCATCGACTTCGCCAAATTCCGGGAAATCGCCGATGCTGTCGGAGCTTACCTCATGGCCGACATCGCCCACATCGCGGGCCTCGTCGCCGCCGGACTCCACCCCAACCCCGTCCCCTACTGCGATGTCGTCACCACCACCACCCACAAAACCCTCCGCGGCCCCAGGGGCGGCCTGATCCTCTGCCGCGATGCAGAACTGGGTAAAAAGCTCAACAAATCGGTCT
Coding sequences within:
- the glyA gene encoding serine hydroxymethyltransferase, which codes for MANTDLEFLVETDPAIAAIINQELQRQRDHLELIASENFTSAAVMAAQGSALTNKYAEGLPKKRYYGGCEFVDQAEQLAIDRAKELFGAAMANVQPHSGAQANFAVFLTLLEPGDKIMGMDLSHGGHLTHGSPVNVSGKWFEVVQYGVSQATETLDYDEILAIAQREKPKLIICGYSAYPRTIDFAKFREIADAVGAYLMADIAHIAGLVAAGLHPNPVPYCDVVTTTTHKTLRGPRGGLILCRDAELGKKLNKSVFPGTQGGPLEHVIAGKAVAFGEALKPEFKAYSAQVIANAQTLGQGLVDRGFKIVSNGTDNHLILVDLRSIGMTGKVADQLVSGVRITANKNTVPFDPESPFVTSGLRLGSPAMTTRGMGATEFTEIANILADRLLNPDDATVAADCRQRVGALCDRFPLYPHLRMPTPALA